In a single window of the Drosophila subpulchrella strain 33 F10 #4 breed RU33 chromosome X, RU_Dsub_v1.1 Primary Assembly, whole genome shotgun sequence genome:
- the LOC119557988 gene encoding glyceraldehyde-3-phosphate dehydrogenase 2 produces MSKIGINGFGRIGRLVLRAAIDKGASVVAVNDPFIDVNYMVYLFKFDSTHGRFKGTVAAEGGFLVVNGQKITVFSERDPANINWASAGAEYVVESTGVFTTIDKASTHLKGGAKKVIISAPSADAPMFVCGVNLDAYKPDMKVVSNASCTTNCLAPLAKVINDNFEIVEGLMTTVHATTATQKTVDGPSGKLWRDGRGAAQNIIPASTGAAKAVGKVIPALNGKLTGMAFRVPTPNVSVVDLTVRLGKGASYDEIKAKVQEAANGPLKGILGYTDEEVVSTDFLSDTHSSVFDAKAGISLNDKFVKLISWYDNEFGYSNRVIDLIKYMQSKD; encoded by the coding sequence ATGTCGAAGATCGGAATTAACGGATTTGGACGCATCGGTCGTCTGGTGCTGCGCGCCGCCATCGATAAGGGAGCCTCCGTTGTGGCCGTCAACGATCCCTTCATCGATGTGAACTACATGGTCTATCTGTTCAAGTTCGACTCGACCCATGGACGTTTTAAGGGCACCGTTGCCGCCGAGGGCGGTTTCCTGGTCGTCAATGGCCAGAAGATCACCGTCTTCAGCGAACGCGACCCGGCCAATATCAACTGGGCCAGCGCTGGTGCCGAATATGTGGTCGAATCCACTGGCGTCTTCACCACCATCGACAAGGCGTCCACCCATTTGAAGGGCGGTGCCAAGAAGGTCATCATCTCGGCCCCATCCGCCGATGCCCCCATGTTCGTGTGCGGCGTCAATCTGGATGCCTACAAGCCCGACATGAAGGTGGTCTCCAATGCCTCGTGCACCACCAACTGTCTGGCTCCCCTGGCCAAGGTGATCAACGATAACTTCGAGATCGTTGAGGGTCTGATGACCACCGTTCATGCCACCACGGCTACCCAGAAGACCGTCGATGGACCTTCCGGCAAGTTGTGGCGTGATGGACGTGGCGCTGCCCAGAACATCATTCCAGCCTCCACCGGAGCTGCCAAGGCCGTTGGCAAGGTTATCCCAGCCCTCAACGGCAAGCTCACCGGCATGGCATTCCGCGTTCCCACGCCCAATGTGTCCGTCGTCGATTTGACGGTGCGTCTGGGCAAGGGCGCCTCCTACGATGAGATCAAGGCCAAGGTTCAGGAGGCCGCCAACGGACCCCTGAAGGGCATCCTGGGCTACACCGATGAGGAGGTGGTCTCCACCGACTTCCTCAGCGACACCCACTCGTCGGTCTTCGACGCCAAGGCTGGCATTTCGCTGAACGACAAGTTCGTCAAGCTGATCTCTTGGTATGACAACGAGTTCGGTTACTCCAACCGCGTCATCGATCTGATCAAGTACATGCAGAGCAAGGATTAA
- the LOC119556758 gene encoding BTB/POZ domain-containing protein 7 translates to MGANTSSSSYPTVASSGSGGNSNSSSSNGNLSALPMGMGEMSGGAGAYGSGSSCGPSGNAGGAPGIVISGAHYHRDQRRKRATGFATLKRKFIRRRRSSKACDHARVLRDFVSDWAPVELAALCEEFEALSALRDLSVQAELARPPAATFKQDLAAIYEKNLCTDCDLVFRGTIFSVHRAILSARCVYFRDLLAGCPGFGARICLELPTSPIDVQLFSSLLRYLYTGDLCPHDPNIDIGLLRQLGKDFGTPNPLEHDLRYLLETGDYADAALVFTADGSNDYLRQDSGTSEYGFRPKIELPCHKAILSARSPFFRNLIARRTRNIDEYVERSLHVPTRIVLDETVIPKRYARVLLQAIYLDSVDLTLILRGVGSGTSAGSLGEVHALTNTGRVRPTTLEEAMELYQIGRFLELDILAQGCEDLILEWLSIETLPTVLKWGCQPYGSAWVFRQACQYLREEFAAVSSSPVLHQLDKSQLIHILHSNFLQASELEVLQAVLKWGEQELIRRMEDREPNLLSHTAHSVARKGVKKRDLSDIELREILSELLPLVRMDHVLPPHCEVLCQAIRRGLVSTPPSHMIGDDRENLRINAWIRGGKNQGLYVRPRLFMPYFEEVKALLEDRMSSSHHQVELMRMRRCRHPPDIPDTLYMVSHMNSKANSDLSTVENRSTDGNVDILVGAAVIPPPDNQTLLAMRKREHKLRQSPMCQRALLLPLSSKSEIDRQIRLRVVREFNLPDEVSDLLEIALQTNPGRNESHAEETIATTSQKDDSLLEDEDQSPPPSPAATCSVSRHTTVAPSFLSPMGGSSVASCGTDAAHPCYSRNLTFPRHHSNGLMGVANAFGSGSGPTLQCSYSRLSSSVHQRNDLPALITEGDFRFPHGNGLGLDMGAEGGACGLDAANSHLSEMMPDVAMATASLGQLHLTNNGAGCGPGNMGGRAVSSNNDMSESLQLDLGDGPSPHIIGSAVGSMTLRNIQHQLPTNNYHHFMQRSNSPFEILRQGQPSPTSHPQHSGTYNSGPPRFL, encoded by the exons ATGGGTGCCAACACGTCGAGCAGCAGCTATCCCACGGTGGCCTCATCGGGAAGCGGGGGAAACAGCAATTCCAGCAGCTCGAATGGCAACCTATCCGCTCTGCCCATGGGCATGGGCGAGATGTCCGGCGGAGCAGGTGCTTACGGCAGTGGCAGTAGCTGCGGGCCAAGTGGGAATGCCGGTGGTGCTCCGGGCATCGTCATCAGTGGAGCACACTACCATCGGGATCAGAGGAGGAAGCGTGCCACCGGCTTTGCCACCCTCAAACGCAAGTTCATACGGCGACGGCGCTCCTCCAAGGCCTGTGATCACGCTCGCGTGCTTAGAGATTTCGTCTCCGATTGGGCACCCGTTGAGCTGGCCGCTCTGTGCGAGGAGTTCGAGGCACTGTCGGCTCTGAGGGATTTGTCG GTGCAGGCCGAGTTGGCACGACCGCCGGCAGCCACATTTAAGCAGGACCTGGCTGCCATCTATGAGAAGAATCTGTGCACCGATTGTGATCTGGTCTTTCGTGGAACGATATTCTCAGTCCATCGTGCAATATTATCGGCACGTTGTGTATATTTTCGGGACCTGCTGGCAGGATGTCCTGGTTTCGGAGCGCGCATATGTCTCGAGCTACCCACTTCCCCCATAGATGTGCAACTTTTCTCATCGCTCTTGCGCTACCTATACACCGGTGATCTTTGTCCCCACGATCCGAACATTGACATTGGTCTATTGCGACAGTTGGGCAAGGATTTTGGAACACCGAATCCCCTCGAGCACGATCTGCGCTATTTGCTGGAAACGGGGGACTATGCGGATGCAGCCCTTGTCTTCACGGCGGACGGTAGCAACGATTATCTGCGACAGGACTCGGGCACCTCGGAGTACGGCTTCCGGCCGAAGATCGAACTGCCATGCCATAAAGCGATCTTGAGCGCGAGGTCACCATTTTTCCGGAATCTAATTGCGCGTCGTACACGCAATATTGACGAGTACGTGGAGCGTTCGTTGCATGTGCCCACACGCATCGTATTAGATGAAACTGTTATACCAAAAAGATATGCGCGTGTACTGCTGCAGGCCATCTACTTGGACTCGGTGGACTTGACATTGATTTTGCGAGGCGTGGGATCGGGCACATCGGCCGGTTCCCTAGGGGAGGTACACGCTCTCACCAACACAGGACGGGTAAGACCCACAACGCTGGAGGAGGCCATGGAGTTATATCAGATCGGTCGTTTCTTGGAGCTGGATATTTTGGCTCAGGGCTGTGAGGATTTGATTCTGGAATGGCTATCGATTGAGACGTTACCCACAGTCCTGAAGTGGGGCTGCCAGCCCTATGGATCCGCCTGGGTCTTTCGCCAAGCTTGTCAGTATTTGCGGGAGGAATTCGCCGCTGTGAGCTCCTCGCCTGTGTTGCATCAACTCGATAAATCTCAGTTAATACATATTCTGCATAGTAACTTTCTACAAGCCTCCGAACTGGAGGTATTGCAGGCCGTACTCAAGTGGGGTGAGCAGGAGCTCATCCGGCGCATGGAGGATCGGGAACCGAACCTGCTATCCCACACAGCCCACTCGGTGGCGCGCAAGGGGGTGAAGAAACGCGACTTGAGCGACATAGAGCTGCGCGAAATACTCTCCGAACTGTTGCCGCTGGTGCGCATGGATCATGTCCTGCCGCCGCACTGCGAGGTCCTCTGCCAGGCGATTCGACGGGGTCTGGTGAGCACACCGCCATCGCACATGATCGGCGATGATCGAGAGAACTTACGTATCAATGCCTGGATTCGTGGGGGCAAAAACCAGGGGCTGTACGTGCGGCCCCGCCTATTTATGCCCTACTTCGAGGAGGTCAAGGCCCTGCTGGAGGATCGAATGTCATCGTCACACCATCAGGTTGAGCTAATGCGTATGCGCCGGTGTCGACATCCCCCCGACATACCGGACACCCTCTACATGGTGTCGCATATGAATTCAAAGGCGAATAGTGATCTTAGCACAGTAGAAAACCGTAGTACTGATGGAAATGTTGATATATTAGTAGGCGCCGCTGTAATACCACCACCGGACAACCAAACCCTGTTGGCGATGCGCAAGCGGGAGCACAAGCTGCGCCAGTCGCCCATGTGCCAGCGTGCTCTGTTGCTGCCGCTCTCCTCGAAGAGTGAAATCGATCGGCAAATACGGCTGCGAGTGGTAAGGGAATTCAATCTGCCCGACGAGGTGTCCGACCTCCTAGAAATCGCCCTGCAAACCAATCCGGGCAGGAACGAGAGCCACGCCGAGGAGACAATTGCCACGACGTCGCAGAAGGACGACTCCCTGCTGGAGGACGAGGATCAAAGCCCGCCGCCATCGCCGGCGGCCACTTGCTCAGTTTCGCGACACACCACCGTTGCACCGTCGTTCTTGTCGCCCATGGGCGGCTCATCCGTGGCGTCGTGCGGCACCGACGCCGCCCATCCGTGCTACAGTCGAAATCTCACCTTCCCACGCCACCACTCGAACGGCCTGATGGGCGTGGCCAATGCATTTGGTTCCGGCTCGGGTCCCACGCTGCAGTGCAGCTACTCGCGCCTCTCCTCATCGGTGCACCAGCGCAACGACCTGCCGGCCCTCATCACCGAGGGCGACTTCCGGTTCCCGCACGGCAATGGCCTGGGACTGGACATGGGCGCCGAGGGCGGCGCATGTGGCCTGGACGCGGCCAATAGCCATCTGTCCGAGATGATGCCCGATGTGGCGATGGCCACCGCCTCGCTGGGACAGCTCCACCTGACGAACAATGGAGCTGGATGCGGCCCAGGCAACATGGGCGGACGCGCAGTAAGCAGTAATAACGACATGTCCGAGAGCTTGCAATTAGATTTAGGCGATGGCCCGAGCCCTCATATAATTGGAAGTGCTGTCGGTTCTATGACCCTTCGAAATATACAG CACCAACTGCCAACAAACAACTATCACCACTTTATGCAGCGTTCGAATTCGCCATTCGAAATCCTGCGGCAGGGTCAACCATCGCCAACATCACATCCACAACATTCCGGGACATACAATTCTGGACCACCAAGGTTTTTATAG